In the Candidatus Cloacimonas acidaminovorans str. Evry genome, one interval contains:
- a CDS encoding glycerol-3-phosphate acyltransferase, which yields MIYLFVILIIIIAYLYGCFSTARIVAKSFRSLNVYKIGTGLADTENIYTNISKPLGTLVGAIDVAKAYLFLLVVEFLLGFIDIKVINYPDFTILYSENLMLIYGLSMLIGHCLPFTHRFRGGRGIFTYMGILAYIAFLPTLISAVIAWLIVLRFKQIRFAQYLIVILPVILYIIFYTLFHYHKSSPPYFITLLLGNAIMMGILNIIVSKKLGEF from the coding sequence ATGATCTACCTTTTTGTTATTCTTATTATTATCATCGCCTATCTTTACGGCTGTTTTTCCACTGCTCGCATCGTTGCCAAAAGTTTCCGTTCTCTCAATGTTTATAAAATTGGAACCGGTCTTGCCGATACTGAAAATATTTACACCAATATCAGCAAACCCCTGGGAACTTTAGTAGGAGCCATTGATGTAGCTAAAGCATATCTGTTTTTGCTGGTTGTGGAATTTCTCCTGGGTTTTATTGATATCAAAGTTATTAACTATCCCGATTTCACTATTCTCTATTCGGAAAACCTTATGTTGATTTATGGGCTCAGTATGCTTATTGGACACTGCTTGCCTTTTACTCACCGTTTTCGGGGTGGACGCGGAATTTTTACTTATATGGGTATACTTGCTTACATTGCTTTTCTTCCAACTCTTATTTCTGCTGTTATTGCCTGGCTTATTGTTCTCCGCTTTAAGCAAATAAGGTTTGCTCAATATCTCATTGTGATTTTACCGGTTATTTTATATATTATTTTTTACACCTTGTTTCACTACCATAAATCTTCCCCTCCCTATTTTATTACTCTTTTACTTGGCAACGCCATAATGATGGGTATTTTAAATATCATCGTTTCTAAAAAACTGGGAGAATTCTAA